The Polypterus senegalus isolate Bchr_013 chromosome 9, ASM1683550v1, whole genome shotgun sequence genome includes a window with the following:
- the atxn1l gene encoding ataxin-1-like codes for MMKPAHERNQECLPPKKRELPVNNNNSNITGGGGTGGNGGGAEESVSTSSSGSTGSDVQGHSSSGEWIRAQPAPHYSSESSDGMGVPVDQFSMLYKVALPSGTYSPTSLHPVLNMSHLSPAYSVPPALLQHPGIPYSPLGYAQIPHSSLQFVGSHYAVPYAVPPGFVPTPLISPQAAISQQHVSHLVPYPPVIHEGVITPPPQTQPSGHGFAKVATAGGLSVVITSEQAMQPQPQHLGMIGGLTATDVSPRGVPIFYQHPSARASTTAVATSGAVFREALSHHDDSIVVTPQQDKRKEENGEGDSPRNREMPMDTIYSHKNVQVLHMVTNTNRSDSYMDGQNVSLRQAAVEERTSPSHRSTPDTDLEVQQVVGRLVSPSALGGRKKVSVVPLNLSQGSHQSREAMPAAQERESARAEQTVLHSTVQSGHHIVPLEQRIQQHGHPPHQAVVLANGQPLLVPLDHVPQMHSSGIQQSNVLNTVAEPIFSKETEPPPTPSVSEKSSGTDTTDNRGPTGSAPASAPPHPSHFMKGAIIQLATGELKRVEDLQTQDFVRSAEVSNGLKIDSSIVMDIRKSQQKPGLVALQFTVGEQQSKVTIDVPPEHPFFVFGQGWSSCSPDRTGQLYGLSCHQLQLGDVCVSLTLQHQSQARTIAVNSVGDAVTGNSQTSGPPESHQVRTVDQYHTERTCIERPGEAEAMQVERGVEESLQSKRTLSDQAKGQTNYYLHTENLPGTRVGTAVSTSVSRQHWPAPNFQRYGIKNEERVSPSSGPSRPSFIPQEVKLSIEGRSNAGK; via the exons ATGATGAAGCCAGCTCATGAACGCAACCAAGAATGCCTCCCTCCAAAGAAGCGGGAGCTGCCAGTGAATAATAACAATAGTAACATTACAGGGGGAGGAGGAACTGGGGGCAATGGAGGGGGAGCTGAGGAGTCTGTTTCAACCAGCAGCTCTGGTTCCACTGGCAGTGATGTCCAGGGACACAGTAGTTCTGGAGAATGGATTAGAGCACAGCCTGCTCCACATTACAGCTCTGAGAGTTCAGATGGTATGGGTGTACCTGTTGATCAGTTTAGCATGTTATATAAGGTAGCTCTTCCTTCTGGTACTTACTCTCCAACCAGTCTCCATCCTGTATTAAACATGAGTCACCTCTCTCCAGCATACAGCGTTCCCCCTGCACTTTTGCAGCACCCAGGGATTCCCTACTCCCCCCTTGGATATGCACAGATTCCTCATTCTTCTCTGCAGTTTGTTGGCTCTCATTATGCCGTCCCATATGCTGTTCCACCTGGCTTTGTTCCAACTCCATTAATTTCCCCACAGGCTGCCATTTCCCAGCAGCACGTTTCTCATCTAGTCCCATACCCTCCAGTAATCCATGAAGGAGTCATTACACCTCCTCCTCAGACTCAGCCTTCAGGCCATGGTTTTGCCAAAGTGGCCACAGCAGGAGGCCTTTCAGTCGTTATTACATCTGAGCAGGCCATGCAACCACAACCACAGCATCTTGGAATGATTGGAGGACTTACGGCTACTGATGTCAGTCCTAGAGGGGTGCCAATTTTTTATCAGCACCCCAGCGCAAGGGCTTCCACAACAGCAGTTGCTACTTCTGGTGCAGTCTTCAGGGAAGCATTGAGTCACCATGATGACAGCATTGTTGTGACTCCTCAACAGGACAAAAGGAAAGAGGAGAACGGAGAGGGAGATAGTCCAAGGAATAGAGAGATGCCCATGGATACCATCTACTCTCATAAAAATGTACAGGTTCTCCATATGGTAACAAATACAAACAGATCTGACAGTTATATGGATGGACAAAATGTATCACTTAGACAGGCTGCTGTCGAAGAAAGAACATCGCCCAGCCACAGGAGTACCCCAGACACTGACCTTGAG gtGCAGCAAGTTGTTGGCCGTCTGGTTTCCCCTAGTGCACTTGGCGGTCGGAAAAAAGTCTCTGTTGTTCCTTTAAATCTGTCACAGGGATCTCACCAAAGCAGAGAGGCAATGCCAGCTGCACAAGAAAGGGAAAGTGCCCGGGCAGAACAGACAGTATTGCATAGTACCGTGCAGAGTGGGCATCATATTGTGCCTTTAGAACAAAGAATTCAGCAACATGGTCATCCTCCACATCAAGCTGTTGTGCTGGCAAACGGACAGCCCCTATTGGTTCCTCTAGATCATGTTCCTCAGATGCACAGTTCCGGAATACAGCAGAGCAATGTTTTAAACACAGTAGCAGAACCAATATTTTCTAAAGAAACAGAGCCTCCACCAACACCATCTGTTTCTGAAAAGTCTAGTGGAACTGATACTACTGACAATCGTGGGCCAACAGGATCAGCTCCTGCCTCTGCACCACCTCACCCCTCTCACTTTATGAAGGGAGCCATTATTCAGCTGGCTACAGGGGAACTTAAACGAGTAGAAGATTTGCAGACTCAAGATTTTGTGCGCAGTGCAGAGGTAAGCAATGGCCTTAAAATTGACTCCAGCATAGTAATGGATATACGCAAGAGCCAACAGAAGCCCGGCCTGGTAGCCCTCCAATTTACGGTTGGTGAACAGCAGAGTAAAGTCACCATTGATGTTCCTCCAGAGCACCCGTTCTTTGTTTTTGGCCAGGGATGGTCCTCTTGCAGCCCTGACAGGACAGGGCAGCTGTATGGGTTATCCTGCCATCAACTACAACTGGGAGATGTCTGTGTATCACTCACTTTGCAACATCAGTCGCAGGCAAGGACCATAGCCGTCAACAGTGTTGGTGATGCAGTAACTGGAAACTCTCAGACTAGCGGTCCTCCCGAATCTCATCAAGTGAGAACCGTAGATCAGTATCACACAGAGAGAACTTGTATCGAAAGGCCGGGCGAGGCTGAAGCAATGCAAGTGGAACGGGGAGTAGAGGAATCACTCCAGTCAAAAAGGACATTGTCAGACCAGGCCAAAGGTCAGACGAATTATTATTTGCACACTGAGAATCTCCCAGGAACAAGAGTAGGGACGGCTGTGTCAACAAGTGTGTCTCGGCAACACTGGCCAGCACCCAATTTCCAAAGATATGGGATCAAAAATGAGGAGAGGGTCAGTCCTTCATCTGGCCCTTCTAGGCCTTCTTTTATCCCTCAGGAGGTCAAGTTGTCCATTGAGGGGCGTTCAAATGCAGGAAAGTAG